In bacterium, the following are encoded in one genomic region:
- a CDS encoding DUF3307 domain-containing protein, whose translation MADLFLRAFLAHIVSDVLLQPDILSKKKRDAGKWLIAHGIITLIALLFFGWAVSPYLKWALFSILTSISHYFVDFFRIKRGKKSILISILDQALHFAFMGLFLFIFFRLVP comes from the coding sequence ATGGCTGACCTTTTCTTACGGGCATTCCTTGCTCACATTGTCTCTGATGTTTTGCTTCAGCCTGATATTCTTTCAAAAAAGAAGAGAGACGCAGGGAAATGGCTTATTGCCCATGGAATTATTACCCTTATAGCCTTACTTTTCTTTGGTTGGGCTGTATCCCCTTATTTAAAATGGGCTTTGTTTTCCATTCTTACATCCATTTCCCATTATTTTGTTGATTTCTTTAGGATTAAAAGGGGTAAGAAAAGCATACTAATAAGCATATTAGACCAGGCTTTGCATTTTGCTTTTATGGGCTTATTTCTCTTTATCTTCTTTAGGCTTGTTCCTTAA
- the rpmJ gene encoding 50S ribosomal protein L36 has protein sequence MKVGSSVKKICEKCKIIKRKGRVRVICPNPKHKQRQG, from the coding sequence ATGAAAGTAGGTAGTTCGGTAAAAAAAATCTGCGAAAAGTGCAAGATTATAAAGAGAAAAGGAAGGGTAAGGGTGATTTGCCCAAATCCAAAGCATAAACAAAGACAGGGTTAA
- the infA gene encoding translation initiation factor IF-1 has product MKKEEKVIVKGKVLEVLPNAMFRVKVSEKHIVLAHVSGKMRMHYIKILPGDEVNVEISPYDITRGRVIYRE; this is encoded by the coding sequence ATGAAAAAAGAGGAGAAGGTAATTGTAAAGGGAAAGGTTTTGGAGGTTCTTCCAAATGCAATGTTTAGGGTCAAGGTCTCTGAAAAGCATATTGTTTTAGCGCATGTCTCTGGAAAAATGAGGATGCATTACATAAAAATTCTTCCAGGTGATGAGGTTAATGTTGAAATCTCTCCTTATGACATTACAAGGGGGAGGGTGATATATAGAGAATAA